The genomic region TACAACCAATGCCCGCCCGGCGGCCAGCAAGGCATCGAGCGGCTTGCCGCGCTGCTCGGCAAGCCGGTGATTCCGCTTGCCGTCGAGCACGGCGAGGAACGCCCGCGCCCGCTCGCGGTGATCGACGAGCAGCTCTGCATCGGCTGCACGCTCTGCATGCAGGCCTGCCCGGTGGACGCGATCGTCGGCGCGCCGAAGCAGATGCATACGGTGGTGGCCGAGCTCTGTACCGGCTGCGATCTCTGCGTGCCGCCGTGCCCGGTCGACTGCATCGCGATGATTCCCGTCACGGGCGAGCGCACCGGCTGGGATGCCTGGAGCCAGCAGCAGGCCGACGCCGCGCGGGCGCGCCACGAGCGGCGCCTCGCGCGCCAGCGCCGCGAGCGCGAAGCGGCCGAGGCGCGTGCCGCGGCGCGGCGCGCGGCCAGCGCCGCGAACGCGGCCGGCGCTCAGGCCCCCGCAGACGATCCGGAAGCACGAAAACGCGCGATCATCGCGGCCGCGCTCGAGCGCGCGCGCAAGAAAAAGGAAGAGCTGGCCGCGCAGGGCGATGCGCCGAAGAATACCGAGAACGTCAGCCCGGCCGTGCAGGCGCAGATCGACGCCGCCGAAGCGCGCCGCCGGCGCATCGAACAGGAACGGCGCGCGGCCGAGGCCGCGCGCGACGGCGAGCGTAGCGACGGCACGCCGCCCGCCTCCGAGCCTCGCGACGAATGAACCCGAAGAAACGCCAAGCGATCTACGAAACGCTGCAGAGCCTCAACCCGCATCCGACCACGGAACTCGAATACTCGACGCCGTTCGAGCTGCTGATCGCGGTGATGCTGTCGGCACAGGCCACCGACGTGTCGGTCAACAAGGCGATGCGCCGGATGTTTCCGGTGGCGAACACGCCCGCACAGGTGCTTGCGCTCGGCGAGGAAGGCGTCACCGAGTACATCAAGACGATCGGCCTGTACCGCACCAAGGCGAAGAACGTCATCGCCACCTGCCGGATTCTGCTCGACCAGTACGGCGGCGAGGTGCCGGCCGATCGCGAGGCGCTCGAAGCGCTGCCCGGGGTCGGGCGCAAGACCGCCAACGTGGTGTTGAATACGGCGTTCGGCCAGCCGACCATCGCCGTCGACACGCATATCTTCCGCGTCGCCAACCGCACCGGGCTCGCGCCCGGCAAGGACGTGCGCGCCGTCGAGGCCGCGCTCGAGAAATTCACGCCGGCCGAGTTCCGGCAAAACGCGCACCACTGGCTGATCCTGCATGGCCGCTACGTCTGCAAGGCGCGCCGCCCCGAGTGCTGGCATTGCGCGATCGAGCCGCTCTGCGAATTCAAGCCGAAGACGCCGCCGCCGCTCGAATAGGCGCACACCGGCGCACCCGGTGCGCCGCCGCCGGGCCGGCTGCCTGCCCGAACGGCAGATCGGCCCCGCCGCTCCGCCCGGCTGGCGGTCGCTTAGCATTCCGATCGATCCTCTCCGCGCCCCGCGCGCAACCGCGCGTGCCCGGCATGCCGCACCGCAGTGAAACTCGCGACACCGCGCCGACTCCCCCGCTCGCGAAGCAACGGCCCGGCCGGCGCCCGGCGAGCGCCGCCCGGCCGGCGCCGGGGCCCGCCGGCAGCCCCCGGCGAGCCGGCGTAGAATGGCCGCTTTGCGCGGCATGCCGCAGCGCATCAGAGCCCCCGCCATCATGTTCAATCCGAGCCGCGACGAGGTCCGTCGCTTCTTCATCGACACCCGCCGCAAGCAGCGCGAGGGCGAAATCCTCACGCCGCTGGAGGCGATTGCCGCCGACTGGATCGCCGAGCATCCCGAATATCACGCCGAACTCGACGACCACGAGGGCGCCGGCACGCGCGAGTATCCGCCCGAGAGCGGCCGCACGAATCCGTTCCTGCACCTGTCGATGCATCTCGCGATCAGCGAGCAACTGTCGATCGACCAGCCGCCCGGCATCCGCGCCGCCCACGAGCGGCTGGCCGCGCGCCTGCCGTCGGCGCACGACGCCCAGCATGCGATCATGGAATGTCTCGGCGAAACGATCTGGGAAGCGCAGCGCACCCATACGCCGCCCGACACCGACGCCTATCTGCAGCGGATCCTGCGCCGCGCCTCGCGCGACTGACCACGCGCGGCCCGCGAGGCCGGAGCGCCGCAGGCGATCATGGAACCGGCCGAGCGAGGCGGCGGGCGCCCAAAAAAATGCCCCGCCAGGCGGGGCATCGCGCGGATCACCGCCGGGCGGCCCGGCGCGTCATTTCTTGAACACCAGGCTGCCCGGCAGCGTCTCCAGATAGGCGGCGATGTCCTTCATGTCGCTGACCGACAGGTTCTGCACCTGCGCACGCATGATCGCGTTGTTGCGGCCTAGCATCGGATTGTCGAGTCCCATCTGATACTGGCGCATGGCCCAGACCAGGTAGTCGGCGCGCTGCCCCGCGAGGCGCGGATATTCGGCGTTGATCGGGTTGTCGAAGGTGGCGCCGTGGCAGGCGGCGCAGTTGTGCGACTCGACGAGCTGCTTGCCCTTGGCCGCGTCGGCCGCGTGCGCGGTGCCCACCGCGAAACAGGCGGCCAGCGCGAGCGCCGCCGCGGTGCGGAATGCCGGTTGAAGCGTGTTCATGAGGGCTCCTGTCCTGCTGAGAAGGCCAGCGCAGGCGTCACTTGTAGGGATTGGACTTCGAATCGGGCTTGCGGGACGCGTAGTACGCGGCGAGGTCCGCGATATCCTGGTCGGACAGCGAGGCCGCGATCGCATTCATCGACGCGAAATGCCGGTCCTTCTTCCGGTACGCCTTCAGCGCGTTTTCCAGGTACTGCTGACTCTGTCCGCCGATCAGCGGCACCCGGTACACCTCCGGATACGCCGTGCGGTAGTCTTCGATGCCATGACAGCCGATGCACATCGCAGCCTTGCTGGCCCCGTTCTGCGGGTTGCCCACCACCCCAGCCGCCTGCGAGGTGGCCGCGAGCGCCATGAGCGCCGCGGCCACGACCTGTTTGCCGACGAATTTGTTCATAGCTTGTACCTAGCTTGAGGGGAAAACCTGTCGCCCGGTAAGGCAACGGACCGCGTCATTTTGCTTATAGGTGAGACACGCGGGCCGAAAGTCGGCCGATTGTACCGCGCTGCCGACGACGCAGTCCACCCGTGCCGGCCGCAATCGCGAGGCCGCCGCCGTCGGGCCGCGAGGCCCCGCCCCGACAGCGCCGCAACGATAGCAAGCGACGCGCCGACGCAACAGCGCTTCTGACTTATACTGGGATTTTTCGCCCGGAAAACCGCCGCCATGCGCTTCGAAGGCTCCTCGCAATACGTCGCCACCGACGACCTGAAGCTCGCCGTCAACGCCGCGCTGACGCTGCAGCGGCCGCTCCTCGTCAAGGGCGAGCCCGGCACCGGCAAGACGATGCTGGCCGAGGAGGTGGCCGCCGCGCTCGGCATGCCGCTGCTGCAGTGGCACGTGAAATCCACCACCAAGGCCCAGCAGGGGCTCTACGAGTACGACGCGGTCTCGCGGCTGCGCGATTCGCAGCTCGGCGACGAGCGCGTGAAGGACATCGCCAACTACATCGTGCGCGGGGTGCTGTGGCAGGCCTTCACGGCCGACGAGCCGTGCGTGCTGCTGATCGACGAGATCGACAAGGCCGACATCGAATTCCCCAACGATCTGCTGCGCGAGCTCGACCGCATGGAGTTCCACGTCTACGAGACGCGCGAACTGGTACGCGCCAAGCACCGGCCGCTCGTCATCATCACCTCGAACAACGAGAAGGAGCTGCCCGACGCGTTCCTGCGCCGCTGCTTCTTCCACTACATCCAGTTCCCCGAGCCGGCCACGATGCAGCGCATCATCGAGGTCCACTACCCCGGCATCAAGCAGGCGCTGGTGCGCGCCGCGCTCGAGAGCTTCTTCGAGCTG from Burkholderia glumae LMG 2196 = ATCC 33617 harbors:
- the rsxB gene encoding electron transport complex subunit RsxB, with the protein product MTDTRKLADRIEDLLPQTQCTKCGYDGCRPYAEAIAAGTAGYNQCPPGGQQGIERLAALLGKPVIPLAVEHGEERPRPLAVIDEQLCIGCTLCMQACPVDAIVGAPKQMHTVVAELCTGCDLCVPPCPVDCIAMIPVTGERTGWDAWSQQQADAARARHERRLARQRREREAAEARAAARRAASAANAAGAQAPADDPEARKRAIIAAALERARKKKEELAAQGDAPKNTENVSPAVQAQIDAAEARRRRIEQERRAAEAARDGERSDGTPPASEPRDE
- the nth gene encoding endonuclease III: MNPKKRQAIYETLQSLNPHPTTELEYSTPFELLIAVMLSAQATDVSVNKAMRRMFPVANTPAQVLALGEEGVTEYIKTIGLYRTKAKNVIATCRILLDQYGGEVPADREALEALPGVGRKTANVVLNTAFGQPTIAVDTHIFRVANRTGLAPGKDVRAVEAALEKFTPAEFRQNAHHWLILHGRYVCKARRPECWHCAIEPLCEFKPKTPPPLE
- a CDS encoding DUF1841 family protein, yielding MFNPSRDEVRRFFIDTRRKQREGEILTPLEAIAADWIAEHPEYHAELDDHEGAGTREYPPESGRTNPFLHLSMHLAISEQLSIDQPPGIRAAHERLAARLPSAHDAQHAIMECLGETIWEAQRTHTPPDTDAYLQRILRRASRD
- a CDS encoding c-type cytochrome codes for the protein MNTLQPAFRTAAALALAACFAVGTAHAADAAKGKQLVESHNCAACHGATFDNPINAEYPRLAGQRADYLVWAMRQYQMGLDNPMLGRNNAIMRAQVQNLSVSDMKDIAAYLETLPGSLVFKK
- a CDS encoding c-type cytochrome; protein product: MNKFVGKQVVAAALMALAATSQAAGVVGNPQNGASKAAMCIGCHGIEDYRTAYPEVYRVPLIGGQSQQYLENALKAYRKKDRHFASMNAIAASLSDQDIADLAAYYASRKPDSKSNPYK
- a CDS encoding AAA family ATPase, with translation MRFEGSSQYVATDDLKLAVNAALTLQRPLLVKGEPGTGKTMLAEEVAAALGMPLLQWHVKSTTKAQQGLYEYDAVSRLRDSQLGDERVKDIANYIVRGVLWQAFTADEPCVLLIDEIDKADIEFPNDLLRELDRMEFHVYETRELVRAKHRPLVIITSNNEKELPDAFLRRCFFHYIQFPEPATMQRIIEVHYPGIKQALVRAALESFFELRAVSGLKKKPSTSELLDWLKLLLAEDIPPEALRSTDHKLVVPPLAGALLKNEQDLSLFERLVQMNRHNR